The sequence AAAGATACAAAGGAAAAGATTGTATTGTAATTAACAGCCGTTGTGGAACTTACAACCCAGGCATTAACACTTACCAAATCCTAAAAGAAAGCAGCCAGTGTGTATACACTACCATCACTATCTACGAAGATAAAACTCCTGAGGGAAAAGACTGTGAAACCGTAGCTATACAAGCCAGCCCTATCCTAGAGGCTACCAGCTACGAGGAACTCAAACTGATTATTTGGGAAGTGGCTGAAGCCGCTGACATTATTGAAGAAAAGTACTTCGGTGGTGATAAAAACTAAGCAAATTTTTCATTTTCCTGCTCTTTCCAAAAATCTTTCCACATACCTACTCGGGAATAGTAGTAAATGTAATTTTCTATCTTCTCTTCAAACAAGTTAAGCGGTTGAGAAAAGGTAGGTGCTTTTATTCCTGATTTGAGGTATAGGTTTTTACTTTTGTATATCCACACTTCGTCATACAAATGGGCGGACAGATATTGCTCTAAAATATTACTTCCCCCTTCAATTAACAAGCTTTTTATACCTTTTTGATAGAGAAACTGTAATACTGTATTAGGTTGAGTATCAGGTAGGGGAACGTACTCAAAAGTTTGGCTAAAAGGGTAAAAATTTCCATGTGCTTTGGGATACAGGTACCAAGTGGGTGCTTCGCCGTTCCATAAAAAGGCAGTAGAGGGAATATGTATGTTATGGCTTACCACAATACGAATAGGATTTTTAGCTTGGGGAATACTTCTGACGGTAAGCTTAGGATTATCGTTCCATAAGGTGTTTTTGCCTATCAAAATAGCATCGGCGTAAGCACGCAGTTTTTGGGTATGCATATAGGTTTCAGCGCTACTGATGGGTACCTTTTTAGGATATTGAGCCGTAATGTAGCCATCTGCGCTCTCTGCCCATTTGAGAATAACGTAAGGTCGCTTTTGCTGAATGTAGGTAAAAAAAGCCCTGTTGACATAGTTTCCTATTTGAGATAGTATGCCTTGGTGTACTTCAATACCTGCTTTTCTTAGTGCTTCCATACCTTTACCTGCTACTTTTTCATAGGGGTCTACGTTAGCAATGACTACTCGGGGAATGCGATGCCGAATGATTAAATCTGTGCACGGAGGAGTTTTGCCATAGTGAGTGCAAGGTTCTAAATTGACGTATAAAGTAGCTTGTTTAAGAATTTCTAGATCTTTAACTTGCTCAATGGCATTGACTTCTGCGTGTGCTTGCCCATACTTTTGATGATAGCCCGAAGCAATAATTTTGCCCTCAACCGTAATTATACACCCTACCAAAGGGTTACTTTTGACCTGGTTATATCCTTTTAGAGCTAATAAAAAGCAAGCTCGCATGAAAGACTCATGCTCGCTTAGAGATGGGGTATGCATTCAAAACTCTATTGCTTAATAAGTAGATGGTAAATTAAATACCATGCGCCTATGAAGGTGATGGCAAAATAGCCTGCCCATATCCAAGGGGGAATAGTGCCGTGCCTTTCTCTAATACCTGATTCTTCGTACAAATGTACACCTTCGGGAATGT comes from Bacteroidia bacterium and encodes:
- the ribD gene encoding bifunctional diaminohydroxyphosphoribosylaminopyrimidine deaminase/5-amino-6-(5-phosphoribosylamino)uracil reductase RibD; translated protein: MHTPSLSEHESFMRACFLLALKGYNQVKSNPLVGCIITVEGKIIASGYHQKYGQAHAEVNAIEQVKDLEILKQATLYVNLEPCTHYGKTPPCTDLIIRHRIPRVVIANVDPYEKVAGKGMEALRKAGIEVHQGILSQIGNYVNRAFFTYIQQKRPYVILKWAESADGYITAQYPKKVPISSAETYMHTQKLRAYADAILIGKNTLWNDNPKLTVRSIPQAKNPIRIVVSHNIHIPSTAFLWNGEAPTWYLYPKAHGNFYPFSQTFEYVPLPDTQPNTVLQFLYQKGIKSLLIEGGSNILEQYLSAHLYDEVWIYKSKNLYLKSGIKAPTFSQPLNLFEEKIENYIYYYSRVGMWKDFWKEQENEKFA